From a single Metopolophium dirhodum isolate CAU chromosome 6, ASM1992520v1, whole genome shotgun sequence genomic region:
- the LOC132946763 gene encoding DNA primase large subunit-like: MFYLQIPDINVPIFDVEDSALSRLEHFSTYAKLSDKPKYSMYLRNSTLLDYTGFLCLRTYASLTDDHTLKEMVIEGECRLISERLNLLKPNFLRKYLVKIIDEIGLFSVTDDNIDVLLKVCSEYKDKQHVPCNEYCSTHSIEVPWQKCTTLVSNKKVHLTQGIAVVFCNQWNSLLVELFRLIYIKSLHKIRRSMSALDNTNLQCEYLNEKLNRYYNSKIAFWKNIDKQVSLEELNLNKILLPPCMLLSLNSLFTNHRLAHDPRYRLTLFLKDIGVSLDETLKIFQQEYSKCGNLKSTCTHSWDEHNKQIEYNVRHTYGMVGSKKNYQMTSCVLMQKQNIQVSDEGCCPFVHCGEDKLKSILEEFTSINDDEMNILNNFKNSDQPIQACHWYAQKLFPVSEPLYHNTPTQYFFNSKKVKFCPIID, encoded by the exons atgttttatttacaaatacctGATATAAATGTACCCATATTTGACGTGGAAGATTCAGCTTTATCTCGTTTGGAACATTTTTCAACTTACGCTAAATTAAGTGACAAACCCAAATACTCTATGTATCTGAGAAACTCTACGCTTCTTGACTACACTGGATTTCTATGCCTTAG AACATATGCAAGTTTAACCGATGACCACACATTAAAGGAGATGGTCATAGAAGGAGAATGCCGTTTAATCTCAGAacgtttaaatttattgaaaccaaattttttaagaaaatacttagtaaaaataatagatgaaaTTGGACTTTTTAGTGTTACTGATGATAATATTGATGTATTACTAAAAGTATGTTCAGAATACAAGGATAAGCAACATGTACCATGTAATGAATATTGTAGTACACATTCAATTGAAG ttcCTTGGCAAAAATGCACTACGTTAGTTTCCAATAAAAAAGTACACCTTACTCAAGGCATTGCCGTTGTATTCTGCAATCAATGGAATAGTTTATTAGTTGAATTATTtcgtttaatttatatcaaatcATTACATAAAATCCGTCGTTCTATGTCTGCTTTAGATAATACCAACTTACAATGTGAATATCTTAATGagaaattaaataggtattataattctaaaatagccttttggaaaaatattgataaacagGTATCTTTAGAAGAActcaatttaaacaaaatattattgcctCCTTGCATGTTATTgtcattaaattcattattcacAAACCATCGCCTTGCACATGATCCACGTTATCGATtgacattgtttttaaaagatATAGGAGTATCTTTAGATgagactttaaaaatatttcaacaggAATATTCCAAGTGTGGAAATCTAAAAAGTACATGCACACATTCATGGGATGAACATAACAAACAAATAGAATACAATGTCCGTCATACTTACGGTATGGTGGggtcgaaaaaaaattaccaaatgaCAAGTTGTGTTTTAATGCAG aaacaaaatattcaagtttCTGATGAAGGGTGCTGTCCATTTGTACATTGTGgtgaagataaattaaaaagtatcttAGAAGAATTTACATCCATTAATGATGatgaaatgaatattttaaataattttaaaaatagtgatCAACCTATCCAAGCATGTCATTGGTATGCACAAAAGTTGTTTCCTGTGTCAGAACCTCTATATCATAATACACCAACAcagtattttttcaattcaaaaaaagttaaattttgtcctataatagattaa
- the LOC132946762 gene encoding neurogenic protein big brain-like, translated as MKRKDDSAQLDHHLNMMLELVERLERNRWSAGSGGRRWRPDARPPLMPLQAELRTLELWRSVMAECLATFLYVAVVCGAATSDASPVLGAAAASGFTMLALTVCLQNVSGGHINPALTTAMLITRRISPVRAVMFIAAQCGGAVGGAAIIYSVSARNYFTSLYDLPNSSTTPWQRFSLGLLLMFFIVFTYYVTNNTFHKWTGTAATAIGAVYFACGLVAMPFINPACAFGPALVMNHWDNHWVYWFGPGAGGIIAGVVYDLIFNPQKRKATIDDLNDDENLCQIQVPHKIIRPALSPPMLSADLDLPEPLYEGSRSLYARSPVLTRANLSRSQSLYHSKSIQNLPPRDYLPRPGPLLPAQGMFPQTTTATDRTDRPDRQNQQNQQRQHEPTYYSARNLAKVNASGIHNGIYPQSCNRSETYRQPPKDSADDTYGVYGNSQNKSQNHHGNHSKSEFVYRWTPPNSVMHEYS; from the exons ATGAAGCGCAAAGACGACAGCGCCCAACTGGACCACCACCTCAACATGATGTTGGAGCTGGTCGAGCGACTGGAGCGGAACAGGTGGTCGGCGGGTTCCGGTGGCCGGCGGTGGAGACCCGATGCCCGGCCGCCGCTGATGCCCCTCCAAGCTGAACTCCGCACGCTGGAGCTCTGGCGGTCCGTCATGGCCGAGTGTCTGGCCACGTTCCTGTATGTGGCCGTTGTCTGCGGCGCGGCCACTTCGGACGCTTCACCCGTACTTGGCGCGGCCGCCGCTTCCGGGTTCACTATGCTTGCCCTCACCGTGTGCCTGCAAAACGTTTCCG GAGGACACATAAATCCTGCTTTAACCACTGCTATGCTGATCACAAGAAGGATAAGCCCCGTAAGAGCTGTTATGTTCATAGCCGCACAATGTGGCGGCGCAGTAGGAGGAGCTGCGATAATCTACag TGTTTCCGCTCGCAACTACTTCACCAGTCTATACGACCTGCCAAACAGCAGCACAACCCCATGGCAACGTTTCAGCTTAGGCTTGCTACTCATGTTCTTCATCGTGTTTACATATTACGTGACTAATAATACGTTTCACAAATGGACCGGAACTGCGGCAACGGCAATAGGAGCGGTGTACTTCGCGTGCGGTCTAGTGGCG ATGCCCTTTATTAATCCAGCTTGCGCATTTGGACCGGCACTTGTGATGAACCATTGGGATAATCACTGG GTTTATTGGTTTGGACCAGGAGCAGGAGGAATCATTGCAGGCGTagtgtatgatttaatatttaatccaCAAAAACGAAAAGCGACAATAGATGATTTGAATG atgatGAGAATCTGTGTCAGATACAGGTACCACACAAAATTATTCGACCAGCTCTTTCCCCTCCAATGCTATCTGCTGATTTAGATTTGCCAGAGCCTTTGTATGAAGGGAGTAGATCGTTATATGCCCGTTCGCCAGTTTTGACCCGTGCAAATTTAAGTCGTTCACAGTCACTGTACCATTCAAAATCCATCCAAAACTTGCCACCTCGTGATTACTTACCAAGACCAGGACCATTATTACCAGCACAAGGAATGTTTCCACAGACAACGACAGCTACAGATAGAACAGATAGACCCGATAGGCAAAATCAACAGAATCAACAAAGGCAACATGAACCCACATATTATAGTGCTAGGAATTTGGCAAAAGTCAACGCTAGTGGCATCCATAATG GAATATATCCACAAAGTTGTAATAGGTCTGAAACATATAGGCAACCACCGAAAGATTCAGCAGATGATACTTATGGAGTTTATGGCAATTCTCAAAATAAATCACAAAATCATCATGGCAATCATTCAAAGAGTGAGTTTGTTTACCGATGGACACCACCAAATTCAGTTATGCACGAGTACTCATGA
- the LOC132946988 gene encoding PRL-1 phosphatase, whose product MSNETIMRQKDIRPPPCEIDYKGMRFLITDRPNDQIIHNYVAELKRHNVKHVVRVCEPTYKIDELKAEGIVVTDLAYDDGTSPANELIEEWFELLRNQFRTDEGSCVAVHCVAGLGRAPVLVALALIELGLKYEDAVQLIREKRRGAINSKQLAFLEKYRPKSKLKMKNGHKSTCCIQ is encoded by the exons ATGAGCAACGAAACCATAATGCGTCAAAAAGACATAAGACCACCACCCTGTGAGATTGATTATAAGGGTATGAGATTTCTAATCACTGATAGACCTAATGATCAGATAATTCACAACTATGTAGCT GAATTAAAGAGGCATAACGTTAAACATGTTGTGCGTGTTTGTGAACCAACATACAAAATAGATGAATTGAAAGCAGAAGGTATTGTGGTGACCGACTTGGCATACGATGATGGCACATCCCCTGCAAATGAg cTGATAGAAGAATGGTTTGAATTATTAAGAAATCAGTTTCGTACAGACGAGGGTAGCTGTGTCGCTGTTCATTGTGTGGCTGGTTTGGGTCGTGCGCCTGTCTTAGTTGCTCTAGCATTGATAGAACTTGGGCTGAAGTATGAAGATGCCGTTCAATTAATCAGAGA GAAACGAAGAGGagcaataaattctaaacaacTGGCTTTCCTGGAAAAGTACCGTCCGAAATCTAAACTGAAGATGAAGAATGGACATAAGTCTACTTGTTGCATCCAATGA